The Acidobacteriota bacterium DNA window GATCCCCTGCGCTCCGAGGTCGAGCGCGCTTTTGACGAAAATGGTCGTGGGCTTGGTCAGGTCGCCCGTGAGTCTCACTTCCCCTTTCGCGATGATCGAGTCGAAGTAATAAACCCCCGGTTCCAGGGCCAGCGTTCCCCCGCTTTTGACGTTGATATCCCCGTATTGACCAGGGCTGAGAGTGACGGTTTTTTTGTTGGATACCGTCGTGGATCCGGTCCCGACGGTGAACTCCGGGATGGGGGGGAAGGTGCGGGGCGCGGGGAGCTGGATGATGTCGCCTGTGACAGCGCCGTCCGGGGCGCCGAAGCTTCCGTCGGGCCCGTAGGCGGCATCGCCGTGCACCTCCACCGTGCCGTTGATGGTGATGGCCCCGTTGGAGCCGATCGCCCCGTTATCCCCGATGTTCGTCCCCCCGTAGGGGCCGAGGGCGGGGTCGTAGCTGTCGATCAGCACCGTCCCCCCCAGGTCGAGGGAATCGATCCCCCAGAGAGCGCGGTCGAAGAGGGCGTTGCCGCTGTTTTCGATCACGGCCGTGATCTCGGCCCTGCCCAGGGGGGTGTTCGGGTTGCCCCAGGTCCCGGTGCTCTCGATCCGCCAGCGCTCCATGGCCGAAGGGTAGGTCTCGAACGTCGCCATGTTGATGAAGCTGGCCGGGGAATATTTGAGCAGGGTGGCGCCGACGCTGTAGGTGCCCGAATTCTGCCCGTCGGCCTGGAGTGCGACGTCGTGGAATGCCGAGGTGAAGGAGGAGACCACCCCGCTGACCGGGAAATTCGCCCCCTGTCCGGCGAGCCGGACCGGCTGGCTGGAGTAGGTGATGGGGACCGTCGACAGGTCCGGGTAGACCCCGACCGCGGGGGTGTAGTTGGATCCGTCGCCGAACCACTGGATCGCTTTCCTCACCCCCGCGTCCGCCACGTAAAAGGCCTGCTGGCCGTACTTGTAGGAGCTGCTGGTCTTCATCTCGTTCTGGACGGTGAAGACCAGGGCCGTGGAGAGGACGCTCATCGCCATCAGCAGGATCAGCGTAGCCACCAGGGCCGTACCCTCTTCGCCCGCAATCCATTGTCTGTTTTTCATTGGTTGACCCATTGGGTGACCTGCGGGGGAGTCGCAGGAAGTCGGTTGAACCCGCCATGGAGCTGGTTTTCGAACAGGAGGGCGGATGCCGCCCTCATGCTGGGGATCAGGATCCTGGAGGAGAGGGTGGTCTCCTCCAGTTTGCCGCCGCTCTCCACGCCGTTCTGTACCGTCATCTCGACCCGGACCGAGGTCACCACCTCCCGCTCGTCGGTGTTCAGAATGAACCGGGCCGAGTTGGGACGGATGTTGCGCACCAGGGGGAAGGCGGCGTTCAGGGTCGACTGGGTGACCGGGGTGATGGAGCGGGTGATCTGGCCGCCCTCGCTGTCATAGATGTATTCCACGTACTGCACGCTCGAATCGCTGTTGATGTCCCCGTAGAAGCGGAGCGTCGTGACGGGGGTCGAGGCGTCGGCCCCCATGCCCGAAGGGGTGACGACCCCCGTGGTGTAGGGGAGCGCGAAGAGGCGGATCGGGGTGCCGGAGGCGTGAGACACCCGGAAGATCCCGCTGAAGCTGCCCGTGCCGACGGCCGTCACCTCCACGGTCTCCTGGTTCGCTCCGGTGTCGACGGTCACGAAATCGCCCGCCGTCAGCCCCGCCGCGGAGGCCACCGCGGCCGCCTGGGCGACGGTGGAACTCCCGACGGCCGAGGTCAGGGTGGTGTACACGTCGCCGTGGGACCCGGCCTGGCCGATCTCGGTCGTCATCATCTCGAGCGCCGTGCGGGCCTCCTGGTTGGCGTCGATGCTGCTCTGTTCGGCCGCGTGCTGATGCGCCGCGTCGGAAAAAACGCCGACCGCGGCCCCCATGATCGGCAGGAGAATGAGGATGGAGACCAGCAGCTCCATCATCGAGAAGCCCTCCTGCGGTGCGATCGATAGAGTCTGTTTCATTGTCCGCTCCGTATGACGTGCGTGTTCAGGGCGTCTTCTGGGTCACCAGGACCGTCGAAGGGGGGGTCCCGTAATTGAAGCTCTTGTTGCTTCTCACGGATACGATGATCCTCTTCCGGGTCGCGGTCTCGTCGACCACCTGCCACTGGCGCGTGTAGGCGATGTCGGCGGCCGATGCCGTCCGCGCGCCGGTGACGTCCAGGGTGTCGGTGTATCCCTCCACCGGGTCGGCGGGATAGAAGCTCCCTCCGGGCGCCAGCCCGGTTCCGTCGGCGCCGTAGGGGGGGGCTTCGGTCAGGTTCGTCGTCGTGTCGCCGAAGGGGAGGCCGACCAGTTCCTCCATCTTGTCGTGGGCGGCCGCCGTCGCCAGCCCCGAATCCCTGCCGAATGTCTTGCTCGCCACCACGCTGAAGGCGATGGCCTGGGCCAGCGCCAGCAGGCCGAAAAGGAGGATGAGGATGGCGATCATCGACTCGACCAGCGTCATCCCGGATTCGTTTTTCAAGGCGCTCTTCATCGGCTCACTCATTGCATGTTCCACCCATCTGTCTGGTGACGCCAGAATTGAACCTTCCCGGTCAGGGACACGGTGACGGCGTAATCTTCCTTCTGGTTGGAAATATAGAGGACGCGCGCCCCCTCCACCGGAATGCCCCTGGAATTGAAGGTGACGACGCTCGCGGAGGAGGTGGGAAAGCCCGCCGGCCCGCCGTCGGAATCGGTCTTGAAGGTGATCCCGCTGCCTGCCACCCCTTCGGAGAGGATGTTCGCCGATTGCTCGATTTCATAATTATCGGTGGAGCGGTTGAGCTTCGACAGGCTCCAGGCGTTGTTGTCCAGGTCGAACGTCATCCGGTAGCACGTCATCTGCGAAGCCGCGCTCATCCTGGCGTAATTGACGGTCGTGGCGATGTTCTTGGCGTCGGCCATCATCCTCATGTCCCGCATCGAGGAGGTGAGCATCGGGACCGAGAAGGCGGCGAGCACCGCCATCATGGCCATCATGATGAGGAGTTCCACCAGGGAAAAACCCCGGTCGATTTTCAGGCGGTTTTCGTGCATAGTCTCCCCGGCGTGAATTCCCGGCCCGTGACGACGCGGTCCCGGATCGGAAAGGATCCGCTCTCCTTATCGTTTCAAAGAAATAATATCTTTAGCCCGATTTCGGTCCGTCCCGAGCGGGGGGGAAGCGCCGTTGCATCCATTATGAAAGGTTTCCGGGCGCGCGCGGTGACGGGGGTCACAGAAACGGGGGTTTTCGGGCGGGAATGGGGTGCCGCGGGTTTACCGGGCGGTTTTCAGCTCGTTCCAGATTTCTGCGAAGCGCGCGGCGGTGGGCTCGTCCGGGAAACGGAACGACTGGAAGCGGCGGTTGTCGGCGCCGTAGCGAAGTTCCAGGTTCCGGCCTCCGGTTTTTCCCAGCTCGAGGATCCTGAAGGGGAGGCGAAAGCCGTGATCGCCCGACTCGGGCGTGTAAACGACCTCGGCGGAGTCTATCGCGAGGGTGCCGCGGCAGCTGCCGCGCAGCAGGCCGTGGGTGTGCTCCGCCTCGAAGCCGTGGGTCTGTTCGAGAAACTCCCTCCGGGCGATCCGC harbors:
- a CDS encoding prepilin-type N-terminal cleavage/methylation domain-containing protein, producing MHENRLKIDRGFSLVELLIMMAMMAVLAAFSVPMLTSSMRDMRMMADAKNIATTVNYARMSAASQMTCYRMTFDLDNNAWSLSKLNRSTDNYEIEQSANILSEGVAGSGITFKTDSDGGPAGFPTSSASVVTFNSRGIPVEGARVLYISNQKEDYAVTVSLTGKVQFWRHQTDGWNMQ